In a genomic window of Flammeovirga agarivorans:
- a CDS encoding PepSY-associated TM helix domain-containing protein produces MNKKKLWMWHSWLGLYTGLVICILSFTGALAVFKIEIDHMLNTDLFYVSPKEDMVDINYHIQKVLKNYPDHKSYKVEPAPAKDRSWKVSFSAKENNSKVAKEIFIDPYTGKVLGERDMYKTVAFFIRNIHVRLFEGWYGRQWVGLAGICMFLSLVISIPLYFDFTKKQKFGKVRTKRSRQKWADLHKFIGIATIVMHLILALTGAWLGLQPKIQKPLIGERPGIFQPSEFPISTEEDIHFPIDFIEVLTTVKQEFPELENLRMNISSNGSRSISVFGDIPYLPYERQTNFIVLDKASLTPLHLLDIRKTGLGSHIFYMQEALHFGDFLGISLKVFYCLMGLIGGFLSISGFFIYYKRTEKKRIQKFPLFTTKNIIGVFTILCLGLFTLIAISSTTWGANTPTSDITSPMFYVFILIYFIYRAIRSYKEKK; encoded by the coding sequence ATGAATAAGAAAAAACTTTGGATGTGGCATAGTTGGCTTGGTTTATATACTGGCCTAGTTATCTGCATCCTAAGTTTTACAGGTGCTCTTGCAGTCTTTAAAATTGAAATAGATCATATGCTAAATACTGATCTGTTTTATGTGTCTCCTAAAGAGGATATGGTAGATATCAATTATCATATACAAAAAGTACTCAAGAATTACCCTGATCACAAAAGTTATAAAGTAGAACCCGCTCCTGCTAAGGATAGATCTTGGAAAGTTTCTTTCAGTGCAAAAGAAAATAATAGTAAAGTAGCCAAAGAAATATTCATTGATCCTTATACTGGTAAAGTCTTAGGAGAAAGGGATATGTATAAAACAGTCGCCTTTTTTATTAGAAATATACATGTTCGTTTATTCGAAGGATGGTACGGTAGACAATGGGTTGGATTGGCAGGGATTTGCATGTTCCTCTCTCTTGTCATCAGTATTCCATTATATTTCGACTTCACAAAAAAGCAGAAGTTCGGAAAAGTTAGAACTAAAAGAAGTCGACAAAAGTGGGCAGACTTACATAAATTCATAGGTATTGCCACTATTGTGATGCATTTAATTCTTGCTTTGACCGGTGCTTGGCTTGGCCTTCAACCAAAAATTCAAAAACCATTAATTGGTGAACGTCCAGGTATTTTTCAGCCTTCAGAATTTCCTATATCAACAGAAGAGGATATACATTTTCCAATTGATTTTATAGAGGTACTTACTACTGTTAAACAAGAGTTTCCGGAGCTAGAAAATCTAAGAATGAACATTTCTTCCAATGGAAGTAGAAGTATTAGTGTTTTTGGTGATATCCCATATCTACCCTATGAAAGACAAACTAACTTTATTGTATTAGATAAAGCGAGTTTAACACCATTACACCTTTTAGATATTCGAAAAACTGGTTTAGGAAGTCATATTTTCTATATGCAAGAAGCTCTTCATTTTGGAGATTTTTTAGGTATTAGTCTTAAAGTATTTTATTGCCTTATGGGCCTAATTGGAGGCTTCCTTAGTATTTCTGGCTTTTTTATCTATTACAAAAGAACTGAGAAAAAACGCATCCAAAAATTCCCACTATTTACTACAAAAAATATCATTGGAGTGTTTACAATACTTTGTCTCGGTTTGTTTACTTTAATTGCTATCAGTAGCACAACATGGGGAGCCAATACTCCCACAAGTGATATTACCTCTCCAATGTTTTATGTTTTTATTCTTATCTACTTTATATACCGAGCAATACGATCTTACAAGGAGAAAAAATAA
- a CDS encoding TonB-dependent receptor: MTYFKLTLLLALSPLLIFAQQNISGTVKDTEGNTLPNVSVGILHTTISQSTAEDGTFTLENIPVGEHQLVAHFVGYEKASVTINVTENAQLQHHFILKENTRELQQVEILGVEDQSYNNEYTFSATRTGTLIKDVPQSISTVTKELILDQQAYYLGDVVRNVAGVSQYTIYNDYTVRGYRNQDGQLVNGLKTAFNFWTQPIIGLYERVEVIKGPASALFANASPGGTINFVTKKPLTTTQGSASISGGSFNTYKANVDITGPLTKNEKLLYRFNTGYQTTDTFRDNSGGESFYVAPSLSFVPSDKTRFNVDMVYMKNNTVLDRGKPNYEGSTDLSETPINLSTSQPGDHLNNDNLYITFSWNQKINDWLSFNSSYLMFRSQSDLAEHRTNGKYISPSVLEMRYVERDEYENSDNITNYFVSKFNTGKVKHTLMFGMDYSAKVYDKYEKQARGEAQGVPNFDLDNPQYGNSNPNDYDFDPKRTIEKGTTAYTKNHTTGIYLQEQLQYKKLNVLLGVRQEFYKDIRVENGQQVAKDQTAFLPRLGLTYEITKTINAFGTYTEGFEPQDFGLNAEQNGGPFDPKKSNMWETGLKGDFFDGRLSATTSVYWITVNNILVQDPNDIDKLIQRGQEQSKGFEFEVNGQVTKNLSLTVNYAYNDAVITESDNPAEIGRQKENAPKNQAGFWAKYDFSQGTLKGLGLGFGGQYVGDRLTNTEGLVLDAYMLWDMAVYYNIGKFRISANLKNLTDETYYVGGYSYDRVFPGAPRNYTIGLNYTF, translated from the coding sequence ATGACCTATTTTAAGTTAACTCTATTATTAGCACTTTCCCCCCTACTTATATTTGCCCAGCAAAATATAAGTGGTACAGTTAAAGATACAGAAGGAAATACCCTACCAAATGTTAGTGTAGGTATTTTGCATACTACAATAAGTCAAAGTACTGCAGAAGACGGTACCTTTACCTTAGAAAATATACCTGTTGGAGAACATCAATTAGTAGCCCATTTTGTAGGGTATGAAAAAGCATCGGTTACTATCAATGTAACTGAAAATGCCCAGCTTCAACATCACTTTATTCTCAAAGAAAATACTAGAGAACTTCAACAAGTAGAAATACTTGGTGTTGAAGATCAATCCTACAATAATGAATATACATTTAGTGCGACTAGAACGGGTACATTGATAAAAGATGTTCCACAATCAATATCAACCGTAACTAAGGAACTTATACTAGATCAGCAAGCCTATTATTTAGGGGATGTTGTTAGAAATGTAGCCGGTGTAAGTCAATATACAATCTATAATGATTACACCGTTAGAGGATATAGAAATCAAGATGGTCAATTAGTTAATGGGTTAAAGACTGCCTTCAACTTTTGGACTCAACCTATTATTGGTTTATATGAAAGAGTAGAAGTGATTAAAGGTCCTGCTTCTGCATTATTTGCCAATGCAAGCCCAGGTGGTACAATCAACTTCGTAACAAAAAAGCCATTAACGACTACTCAAGGGAGTGCTTCTATTTCGGGAGGTAGTTTTAATACTTATAAAGCAAATGTAGATATTACGGGGCCACTCACTAAAAATGAAAAGCTACTTTACCGTTTCAATACAGGCTATCAGACTACAGATACCTTTAGAGATAATAGTGGTGGAGAATCCTTTTATGTAGCACCTTCCTTATCGTTTGTCCCTTCAGATAAAACACGTTTTAACGTAGATATGGTCTACATGAAAAACAATACTGTTTTAGATAGAGGTAAACCTAATTACGAAGGTAGTACAGACCTAAGTGAAACACCAATCAACCTTTCTACTTCACAACCGGGTGACCATTTAAATAATGATAACCTTTACATTACTTTCTCGTGGAATCAAAAAATTAATGATTGGTTATCATTCAATTCATCATATTTAATGTTCAGGTCTCAATCTGATTTAGCCGAACACAGAACAAACGGAAAGTACATTTCGCCAAGCGTTCTTGAAATGCGTTATGTGGAAAGAGATGAATACGAGAATTCTGATAATATCACCAATTACTTTGTATCTAAATTCAATACTGGCAAAGTGAAACACACTTTAATGTTTGGGATGGATTATAGTGCAAAAGTGTATGATAAATACGAAAAACAAGCAAGAGGCGAAGCACAAGGTGTCCCGAATTTTGACTTAGATAACCCTCAATATGGCAATAGTAATCCGAATGATTATGACTTTGACCCTAAGAGAACAATAGAGAAAGGCACGACTGCTTACACTAAAAACCATACAACAGGTATCTACTTACAAGAGCAACTACAATACAAAAAACTGAATGTATTATTAGGAGTTCGACAAGAATTCTATAAAGATATTCGTGTAGAAAATGGACAACAGGTAGCCAAAGATCAAACTGCATTTTTACCGAGACTTGGTCTTACTTATGAAATCACTAAAACAATTAATGCTTTTGGTACATATACTGAAGGGTTTGAACCACAAGACTTCGGTTTAAATGCCGAGCAAAATGGAGGACCTTTTGATCCTAAAAAATCCAATATGTGGGAAACTGGTCTTAAAGGAGATTTCTTCGATGGACGACTTTCTGCAACTACTTCCGTTTATTGGATTACAGTCAATAATATCTTAGTGCAAGACCCTAACGATATTGATAAGTTGATCCAAAGAGGACAAGAACAATCGAAAGGGTTTGAATTTGAAGTAAATGGTCAGGTAACTAAAAACTTAAGTTTAACTGTGAATTACGCTTATAACGATGCGGTAATTACAGAGTCTGACAATCCTGCAGAAATCGGTAGACAAAAAGAAAATGCACCGAAAAACCAAGCTGGATTCTGGGCGAAATATGACTTCTCACAAGGGACATTAAAAGGATTAGGCCTTGGCTTTGGAGGTCAATATGTAGGTGATCGATTAACCAACACTGAAGGATTGGTGTTAGATGCTTATATGCTATGGGACATGGCGGTGTACTACAACATTGGTAAATTCAGAATATCAGCCAACCTGAAAAACCTTACTGATGAAACATACTACGTTGGTGGTTATAGCTACGACAGAGTTTTCCCTGGTGCTCCAAGAAATTATACAATTGGCTTAAACTACACTTTCTAG
- a CDS encoding pyridoxal phosphate-dependent decarboxylase family protein: MFQTITDKPAKEKQIDLSFLFSQHAESRLKYIQDIGKATDKVLGFLEERTKPFSGIQPDDLQPSFDKIDLNDEPLPLEEVLDELKHLYLDHAVAFHLPKYIAHLNCPTVIPSLVGEQILSAVNSSLDTWDQSAGGTLIEQKLIQWTADQIGFENGDGVFTSGGTQSNLMAALLMRDSFSYEQLGFDINKNGVPKEKLKIFSSEHSHFSTKKSAAILGLGQDAVISIPTDEDFKMRTDLLESAILQCISQGDFPIGVVATAGTTDYGSIDPIHLIGDIAARYQMWLHVDAAVGGGLLLSDEYKYLLDGIEKADSVTIDYHKTFFQTVSCSAFVVKNPNVLSLISHHADYLNPKDQKANGYPNQVDKSLQTTKRFDALKLWLTLRNMGKSQLGAYYDKTISLTKMAAEMIEAHSSFVLVNPPKLNCLVFRFEKSQHENIDWNTLNKDIRKALFYNGEALVAATKYKGNNYLKFTILNPSMTSADLKEILGLLEGLGLELIKKLEYKLEN, encoded by the coding sequence ATGTTTCAAACGATAACAGATAAACCAGCTAAGGAAAAACAAATTGATTTATCATTTCTATTTTCTCAGCATGCAGAAAGTAGATTGAAATATATTCAAGACATTGGAAAAGCGACAGACAAAGTGTTAGGGTTCTTGGAAGAACGAACTAAACCTTTTAGTGGAATACAACCAGATGATCTACAACCATCTTTTGATAAGATAGATTTAAACGATGAACCACTACCGTTGGAAGAGGTATTAGATGAGCTGAAACATCTTTACCTCGACCATGCGGTAGCATTTCATTTACCAAAATATATTGCTCACCTAAATTGTCCTACAGTGATCCCCTCATTGGTAGGAGAGCAAATCTTATCTGCTGTAAACTCCTCGTTAGATACTTGGGATCAAAGTGCCGGAGGGACCTTGATTGAGCAAAAACTGATTCAATGGACAGCAGATCAAATTGGTTTCGAAAATGGAGATGGTGTATTTACCAGTGGAGGTACACAATCTAATTTGATGGCAGCTCTATTAATGAGAGATTCTTTCTCTTATGAGCAATTAGGTTTTGATATCAATAAAAATGGAGTACCGAAAGAAAAGCTGAAAATATTTAGCTCAGAACATAGCCACTTTAGCACAAAAAAAAGTGCAGCAATTTTAGGGTTAGGACAGGATGCAGTAATCAGTATTCCTACGGATGAAGATTTTAAAATGAGAACTGATCTTTTGGAGTCTGCCATATTACAATGTATCTCACAAGGTGACTTTCCTATCGGAGTAGTGGCTACTGCGGGAACGACAGATTATGGAAGTATAGATCCTATTCACCTTATCGGAGACATCGCAGCAAGATACCAAATGTGGTTGCATGTTGATGCAGCTGTTGGTGGTGGCTTACTTCTGTCTGACGAATATAAGTATTTGTTAGATGGTATAGAAAAAGCAGATTCAGTAACGATAGATTATCATAAAACCTTTTTCCAAACGGTAAGCTGTAGTGCATTCGTAGTGAAGAACCCGAATGTGTTATCTCTGATTAGTCACCATGCAGATTATTTAAATCCTAAAGATCAGAAGGCAAATGGCTACCCGAACCAAGTAGATAAGTCGTTACAAACAACCAAAAGATTTGATGCATTAAAATTATGGTTGACTCTAAGAAATATGGGGAAAAGCCAGTTGGGAGCATATTATGATAAAACGATTTCATTGACAAAGATGGCAGCTGAGATGATAGAAGCTCACTCTTCTTTCGTATTGGTAAACCCTCCAAAATTAAATTGTCTTGTATTCAGGTTTGAGAAATCACAACATGAGAATATCGATTGGAATACATTAAATAAAGATATTCGAAAGGCCTTATTTTATAATGGTGAAGCATTGGTTGCCGCCACAAAATATAAGGGAAATAACTACTTGAAATTTACGATTCTGAACCCATCCATGACTTCTGCTGACCTTAAGGAAATTTTAGGATTACTAGAAGGTTTAGGTTTGGAGTTAATCAAAAAATTAGAATATAAACTAGAGAACTAA
- a CDS encoding lysine N(6)-hydroxylase/L-ornithine N(5)-oxygenase family protein — MVVDKKIYDIIGVGIGPFNLGLACLTDPIEELDVLFLDKSESFNWHPGMLMEYTTLQIPFMADLVTLADPTSKYSFLNYIKQEGRMYSFYIKENFLLLRQEYNYYCQWVVSQLATLQFSTEVTTIDYDEELQLYKVISRHTKTDVMVEYWARKLVFGTGTTPYVPEAALPIQNKVVHTSKFLHNKEEIQQQKSITVLGSGQSAAEVFYDLLSEIDVHNYSLNWVTRSSRFFPMEYGKLTLEMTSPEYVDYFYQLGKQKRRELLEEHKHLYKGINEDLINEIFDLIYSKKLNHPDVNISLRTNSTLVNSTVDNGQAVLALHQEEEEKYYKHTTDVVLAATGYKAVTPSFVNGLNKHLRFDQQGNFAARRNYSIDHKGTDVFVQNAELLTHGFVTPDLGMGAYRNSFIIKEITGKEYYPIEKKIAFQQFAVGVDEEISHPNEILNNTLEEVML, encoded by the coding sequence ATGGTAGTCGATAAGAAAATATATGATATTATAGGAGTTGGTATTGGTCCTTTTAATTTAGGTTTAGCCTGTCTTACAGATCCTATTGAAGAGTTAGATGTATTATTTCTAGATAAGTCTGAAAGCTTTAATTGGCATCCTGGAATGTTGATGGAATATACAACGCTTCAAATTCCATTCATGGCAGACCTAGTTACTTTAGCAGACCCTACTAGCAAGTATTCCTTTCTAAATTATATCAAGCAGGAAGGAAGAATGTACTCTTTCTATATCAAGGAGAACTTCTTGCTTTTACGTCAGGAGTATAACTACTATTGCCAATGGGTGGTGAGTCAATTAGCAACTTTACAGTTTTCTACTGAAGTGACCACAATAGATTACGATGAGGAATTACAATTGTATAAAGTGATTTCACGACATACTAAAACTGATGTAATGGTGGAGTATTGGGCAAGGAAATTAGTCTTTGGTACAGGAACAACCCCTTATGTTCCTGAAGCGGCACTTCCTATCCAAAATAAAGTAGTTCATACCTCAAAGTTTTTACATAATAAAGAAGAAATACAGCAGCAAAAATCGATTACGGTTTTAGGCAGTGGACAAAGTGCAGCAGAAGTATTTTATGATTTACTCTCAGAAATAGATGTTCATAACTATTCATTGAATTGGGTGACAAGGTCTTCTAGGTTCTTCCCGATGGAGTATGGTAAGCTAACTTTAGAAATGACTTCTCCAGAATATGTTGATTACTTCTATCAGTTAGGAAAACAAAAAAGAAGAGAACTTTTAGAAGAACATAAACACTTGTACAAAGGGATAAATGAGGATCTTATTAATGAGATTTTTGATTTAATCTATAGTAAGAAACTTAATCACCCGGATGTGAATATCTCTCTAAGAACCAACTCAACATTGGTCAACTCTACTGTCGATAACGGTCAAGCAGTGCTTGCATTACATCAAGAAGAAGAGGAGAAATATTATAAGCATACTACAGATGTTGTATTGGCAGCCACTGGATATAAAGCGGTAACTCCTTCTTTTGTTAATGGGTTGAATAAGCATTTACGCTTTGATCAGCAAGGTAATTTTGCAGCTAGAAGAAACTATTCTATTGACCATAAAGGGACAGATGTTTTTGTGCAGAATGCAGAATTACTAACTCATGGTTTTGTTACACCTGACTTAGGAATGGGGGCTTACCGTAATTCATTTATCATTAAAGAGATTACAGGTAAAGAATACTACCCAATTGAGAAGAAAATCGCATTCCAACAATTTGCTGTAGGAGTCGATGAAGAAATCTCACATCCTAATGAAATTTTGAATAACACATTAGAAGAAGTGATGTTATGA
- a CDS encoding MFS transporter yields the protein MKLKYFLIIMTFIAVVSDTMLHPFYPQFFMDKFLVERPEHVGYYLAACCLIIMLAFPFWAWVNKKYHLFDILIITQLVAAALCITIFWVSNIFLFWTIALTMIFFKGSYLLMYPFIMKIDEQENHTSSISILSVIVHLGAILGAFFGGGMLDYVDASYVFFIMAAGDLIQFGVCLYLKKIHDTSTETSATKEDEKEEESASTWAPHVLKIGGITMVLYFSTFLIRPFFVEYWEAVTQTNSNLMGGMMYSIPAFVGIMALIYNHYVAKKQSPVKVILPSLVLGFCGILLQGSGFSFSIIIGRLMYGWAVFQLYVQFDVIAFQKSKPENYASDYSKIHLLQNMGVLMASLVSGYSVELFSLTMPFWISSVGFIVAGSLFVFFFRTELFKKVKTKTLKSLSV from the coding sequence ATGAAGCTGAAATACTTTTTAATAATAATGACGTTTATTGCTGTTGTCAGCGATACGATGTTACATCCTTTTTATCCACAGTTTTTTATGGATAAATTCTTGGTCGAAAGACCAGAACATGTAGGGTATTATTTAGCAGCTTGTTGTCTGATTATTATGTTGGCATTTCCATTTTGGGCATGGGTCAATAAGAAGTATCATTTGTTTGATATCTTGATTATTACCCAATTGGTAGCCGCTGCATTATGTATCACCATATTTTGGGTCAGCAACATCTTCTTGTTTTGGACAATAGCATTAACCATGATCTTCTTTAAAGGGAGCTACTTATTAATGTACCCTTTTATCATGAAGATTGATGAACAGGAAAACCATACATCATCCATTAGTATCTTATCCGTTATCGTTCACTTGGGAGCTATTTTAGGAGCTTTTTTCGGTGGTGGAATGTTAGACTATGTAGATGCATCGTATGTCTTTTTCATTATGGCAGCAGGTGATCTGATTCAATTTGGTGTTTGTCTTTATCTAAAAAAGATACATGATACATCGACTGAAACAAGTGCAACAAAAGAAGACGAAAAAGAAGAAGAGTCGGCAAGTACTTGGGCTCCTCATGTATTAAAGATTGGTGGAATTACGATGGTGTTGTATTTCAGTACATTTTTAATTCGACCTTTCTTTGTAGAGTATTGGGAGGCAGTAACGCAAACTAATAGTAATCTAATGGGAGGGATGATGTATTCAATTCCTGCTTTTGTTGGAATAATGGCACTTATCTACAATCACTATGTTGCTAAAAAACAAAGTCCAGTAAAAGTTATTCTACCTTCTTTGGTATTAGGTTTTTGTGGTATCCTATTACAGGGATCGGGTTTTAGTTTTAGTATTATCATAGGGCGATTGATGTATGGATGGGCAGTATTTCAACTGTATGTTCAATTTGATGTTATCGCTTTCCAAAAGAGCAAACCGGAAAACTATGCTTCTGATTACAGTAAAATTCACTTACTACAAAACATGGGTGTTTTAATGGCATCATTGGTATCAGGGTATAGTGTTGAGTTATTCTCATTGACAATGCCATTCTGGATTTCATCTGTCGGTTTTATTGTTGCAGGATCCCTATTTGTGTTTTTCTTCAGAACTGAACTATTTAAAAAAGTAAAAACTAAAACGCTTAAATCTTTATCGGTATGA
- a CDS encoding GNAT family N-acetyltransferase — protein sequence MIIQKDHHVEWLENAKTHILPKEGYGTFSLRPFDLATDIDFLHEWVNLPYAKYWQLENSTKEKVKEVYEEIVNETSTIVFIGQFDNEPAFLVEYYKAQEDRIGEYYPAQEGDFGFHILVGPSDTPKKGFTTSVFKMVMDFLFQQDQVTRIVVEPDVDNDKIHVLNKRAGFQYDKVITLPEKKAHLAFCTREDYQL from the coding sequence ATGATCATTCAAAAAGATCACCATGTAGAATGGTTAGAAAATGCGAAAACGCACATTTTACCAAAAGAAGGGTATGGAACATTTTCACTTAGGCCTTTTGATTTAGCAACTGATATTGACTTTTTACATGAGTGGGTCAATTTACCTTATGCTAAATACTGGCAATTGGAAAACTCTACAAAAGAAAAAGTAAAAGAGGTCTATGAGGAAATAGTCAATGAAACGAGTACGATTGTTTTTATTGGTCAGTTTGATAATGAACCTGCTTTTTTAGTGGAGTATTATAAGGCACAAGAGGATAGAATTGGAGAATACTACCCTGCTCAAGAAGGTGATTTCGGTTTTCACATTTTAGTGGGACCGTCCGATACTCCAAAGAAAGGTTTTACAACTAGTGTATTTAAAATGGTCATGGACTTTCTGTTCCAACAAGATCAAGTCACAAGAATAGTGGTAGAGCCAGATGTGGATAACGATAAAATCCATGTCTTAAATAAAAGAGCGGGATTCCAATACGATAAGGTAATTACGCTACCAGAAAAGAAAGCACACCTGGCTTTTTGTACTCGAGAAGATTACCAATTATGA
- a CDS encoding IucA/IucC family protein — protein sequence MLSLEEKVWHKVNQLYIKKAISEFSHERLLSPVRIGFENDWGVYQILSDSSEYTYIFKAQEMQLDHWKIDVPSIVKNKGDEQQELLLMDFVLEFKEQLQIPESMLETYLEEISSTLYGATYKYSQNTTTADELSKGDFQLIEKNMIEGHPCFLANNGRIGFDVEDFSKYAPEASSGFKMLWLAGHKTLATFSSIEGLSFEKVMHQEIGSLQFEQFRDELKSKNLNPDDYFFFPMHPWQWNNKLSIIFSSDIASKQLVVLGEGKDKYQPQQSIRTLYNTTSTDKYYVKTALSIQNMGFLRGLSPYYMKGTPTITTWISNFLKDDEYLKSKGFKMLGEVATLGYKNQYFEKFGSKSAYNKMCAVLWRESPHQFLEENQSLSTMAALLHIDTEGNSLLKAWIDRSELSACEWIIKYLDAYLTPLLHCFYQHDLAFMPHGENLILRMENSVPVSVFMKDITEEVVLYEPKENMPEEVSRLVVKTTDEVKSLTIFTDVFDCFFRFVAQILDEHCDVSEEHFWGLVAQCIYQYQQEHPALEEKFKASDLFADDFILSCLNRLQLQNNKQMVDLSDPVNSLQFIGRIKNPIAQFKMSTVEV from the coding sequence ATGCTTTCACTAGAAGAAAAGGTGTGGCATAAAGTCAATCAATTATATATTAAAAAAGCCATTAGTGAGTTCTCTCATGAAAGGTTACTTTCTCCTGTGAGAATTGGGTTCGAAAACGATTGGGGAGTATATCAAATACTTTCTGATTCGTCTGAATATACCTATATTTTTAAAGCACAAGAGATGCAATTAGATCATTGGAAGATCGATGTGCCATCTATAGTGAAAAATAAGGGAGACGAACAACAAGAGCTGCTTCTAATGGATTTTGTTTTGGAGTTTAAAGAACAACTTCAAATCCCTGAATCCATGTTGGAAACATACCTAGAAGAAATCTCATCAACATTGTATGGAGCTACTTATAAGTATAGTCAAAATACAACGACAGCAGATGAGTTATCAAAGGGAGATTTTCAATTAATCGAAAAAAATATGATTGAAGGTCATCCTTGTTTCTTAGCCAATAATGGACGTATTGGTTTTGATGTAGAAGACTTTTCAAAATATGCACCTGAGGCTTCGAGCGGTTTCAAAATGTTATGGTTGGCAGGGCACAAAACATTGGCAACTTTCTCATCAATAGAAGGTCTTTCATTTGAAAAAGTGATGCATCAAGAAATTGGTAGCTTACAATTTGAGCAATTTCGAGATGAACTAAAAAGTAAAAATTTAAACCCTGATGATTACTTTTTCTTCCCTATGCATCCATGGCAATGGAATAACAAATTGTCTATCATTTTCTCTTCAGATATTGCTTCTAAACAATTGGTAGTATTGGGAGAAGGTAAAGATAAGTACCAGCCTCAACAGTCTATTAGAACCTTATACAATACAACTTCTACGGATAAGTATTATGTAAAAACAGCGCTATCGATCCAGAATATGGGTTTTCTTAGAGGGTTGTCGCCTTATTATATGAAAGGTACTCCAACGATTACAACTTGGATCTCTAACTTTTTAAAAGATGACGAATACTTAAAGTCAAAAGGATTTAAAATGTTAGGCGAGGTGGCAACCTTAGGATATAAAAATCAATATTTCGAAAAGTTCGGTAGTAAAAGTGCATACAATAAAATGTGTGCTGTTTTATGGAGAGAATCTCCTCATCAATTCTTAGAGGAAAACCAGTCATTATCAACAATGGCTGCATTATTACATATTGATACAGAAGGAAACTCATTACTTAAAGCTTGGATTGATCGCTCCGAATTATCGGCTTGTGAGTGGATCATTAAATATTTGGATGCTTATTTAACTCCTTTATTGCATTGTTTCTATCAACATGATTTAGCGTTTATGCCACATGGCGAAAACTTAATTCTGAGGATGGAAAATAGTGTTCCTGTGAGTGTCTTTATGAAAGATATTACAGAAGAGGTAGTGTTATATGAACCAAAAGAGAATATGCCGGAAGAAGTTTCTCGATTAGTAGTGAAGACTACTGATGAGGTAAAGTCACTTACGATTTTCACAGACGTTTTTGATTGTTTCTTCCGCTTTGTAGCACAAATACTAGATGAACATTGTGATGTCTCTGAAGAACATTTTTGGGGATTAGTGGCACAATGTATTTACCAATACCAACAAGAGCATCCTGCACTCGAAGAGAAGTTTAAAGCTTCTGATCTATTTGCAGATGACTTTATTCTCTCTTGTTTAAACCGTTTACAATTACAAAATAATAAACAAATGGTTGACCTTTCAGATCCTGTAAATAGTCTACAGTTCATTGGTAGAATTAAAAATCCTATCGCACAATTTAAAATGTCAACTGTTGAAGTTTAG